One Halocalculus aciditolerans DNA segment encodes these proteins:
- a CDS encoding xanthine dehydrogenase family protein molybdopterin-binding subunit yields MTEPTVGEDAEARARAERHVGRPRERREDPDLLTGNAEYTDDITAPGETHLAFVRSPHGHADVEAIDTRAAEAMDGVLAAYTWADLREAGIPGRLPITDRVRGDVPGHPVLADGRVRYQGQPVAAVVAESRYRAADAAAAVDVSYTPREAAVDPVDATASDAPTLFEACPDNVATAGELGDEAATDAAFEDADEVVELDLVNNRLVANAMEPRAALARVHDGTLRVEMTSQSPHRHRSKLAQTLGLRENDVRVVAPDVGGGFGHKGHHHPGEAMAAWAARELDRPVKWVATRSENYQAGAHGRDHVTTAALAFDADGTIRGLRADTYAGVGGYGLGSGPALATWYGRLLAGEYEIPAVCCRTRGVFTNTAPVHSYRGAGRPEAIYVLERLVKRAADALGCDPAAFRRRNLLDPDDFPHETAVGATYDSGEYEAAMDRALDLVDYEAVREKRGEEGANGERGKRGERGERAERDDGRLVGVGLANFVESTGGGFESGVVRVHPDGGVTVFAGTHSHGQGHATTYAQIVADELGIPDEDVEVVEGDTDRIPAGTGTFGSRSTITAGSALAESAADVREKARDIAASELEAAPEDTVFEDGAFHVAGAPEQSVAFADVARAAYGRLPGDLEPGLEETTFFEQEETAYAFGTHAAVVAVDPETGEVDVERYVAVDDCGVQVNPKIVEGQVHGGVAQGLGQALYEGAQYDENGTLLTGSMQDYTVPKADQIPELTTDATETPSPTNPLGVKGIGEAGTIAAPPAVVNAVVDALEPYGVDHVDMPLTEERVWRAIQQSG; encoded by the coding sequence ATGACGGAGCCGACGGTCGGCGAGGACGCGGAAGCGCGGGCGCGAGCGGAACGACACGTTGGGAGGCCGCGCGAGCGCCGCGAGGACCCCGACCTCCTCACGGGGAACGCCGAGTACACGGACGACATCACCGCGCCCGGCGAGACGCATCTCGCGTTCGTCCGGAGCCCGCACGGCCACGCGGACGTCGAGGCCATCGACACGCGGGCGGCCGAGGCGATGGACGGCGTGCTCGCGGCGTACACGTGGGCGGACCTGCGCGAGGCGGGAATCCCCGGGCGGCTTCCGATTACGGACCGCGTGCGCGGTGACGTGCCGGGGCATCCGGTGCTCGCGGACGGCCGCGTGCGCTACCAGGGCCAGCCGGTGGCCGCGGTGGTCGCGGAGTCGCGGTATCGGGCGGCGGACGCCGCGGCCGCCGTCGACGTTTCATATACCCCGCGCGAGGCGGCCGTGGACCCGGTGGACGCGACGGCGTCCGATGCGCCGACGCTCTTCGAGGCCTGCCCGGACAACGTCGCGACGGCGGGCGAACTCGGCGACGAGGCGGCGACGGACGCGGCGTTCGAGGACGCCGACGAAGTGGTAGAGCTCGACCTCGTGAACAACCGGCTCGTCGCGAACGCGATGGAGCCGCGCGCCGCGCTCGCGCGAGTTCACGACGGGACACTCCGCGTGGAGATGACGAGCCAGTCGCCGCACCGCCACCGCTCGAAGCTCGCGCAGACGCTCGGGCTGCGGGAAAACGACGTCCGGGTCGTCGCGCCGGACGTCGGCGGCGGGTTCGGGCACAAGGGCCACCACCACCCCGGGGAGGCGATGGCGGCGTGGGCGGCCCGAGAGTTGGACAGGCCGGTGAAGTGGGTGGCGACGCGCTCGGAGAACTATCAGGCGGGCGCGCACGGCCGCGACCACGTGACGACGGCGGCGCTCGCGTTCGACGCTGACGGGACGATTCGCGGGCTGCGCGCGGACACGTACGCGGGCGTCGGCGGGTACGGGCTCGGGAGCGGGCCCGCGCTCGCGACGTGGTACGGCCGGCTGCTCGCCGGCGAGTACGAGATTCCCGCGGTCTGCTGCCGGACGCGCGGCGTCTTCACGAACACCGCGCCCGTCCACTCCTACCGCGGCGCGGGGCGACCGGAGGCCATCTACGTCCTCGAACGCCTCGTGAAGCGCGCCGCGGACGCCCTCGGCTGCGACCCGGCGGCGTTCCGGCGGCGGAACCTCCTCGACCCGGACGACTTCCCGCACGAGACGGCGGTCGGCGCGACCTACGACTCGGGCGAGTACGAAGCGGCGATGGACCGCGCGCTCGACCTCGTCGACTACGAGGCCGTGCGAGAGAAGCGCGGAGAGGAGGGCGCGAACGGAGAGCGCGGAAAGCGCGGGGAGAGAGGAGAGCGCGCGGAGCGCGATGACGGCCGGCTCGTCGGCGTCGGGCTCGCGAACTTCGTGGAGTCGACCGGCGGCGGGTTCGAGTCGGGCGTCGTACGCGTCCATCCGGACGGCGGCGTGACGGTGTTCGCGGGCACGCACTCCCACGGGCAGGGGCACGCGACGACGTACGCGCAGATCGTCGCGGACGAACTGGGCATCCCCGACGAGGACGTCGAGGTCGTGGAGGGCGACACGGACCGCATCCCGGCGGGGACGGGGACGTTCGGGAGTCGGAGCACCATCACGGCCGGGAGCGCGCTCGCCGAGAGCGCCGCGGACGTTCGGGAGAAGGCCCGCGACATCGCGGCGAGCGAACTCGAAGCCGCGCCGGAAGACACCGTCTTCGAGGACGGCGCGTTCCACGTCGCGGGCGCGCCCGAGCAGTCCGTCGCGTTCGCGGACGTGGCGCGCGCGGCGTACGGCCGTCTCCCCGGCGACCTCGAACCCGGACTGGAGGAAACGACGTTCTTCGAGCAGGAGGAGACCGCGTACGCGTTCGGGACGCACGCGGCCGTCGTCGCCGTCGACCCCGAGACGGGCGAAGTCGACGTCGAGCGGTACGTCGCCGTCGACGACTGCGGCGTACAGGTGAACCCGAAGATCGTCGAGGGGCAGGTGCACGGCGGCGTGGCGCAGGGCCTCGGGCAGGCGCTCTACGAGGGCGCGCAGTACGACGAGAACGGCACGCTCCTCACCGGGTCGATGCAGGATTACACGGTCCCGAAGGCCGACCAGATTCCCGAGCTAACGACGGACGCGACGGAGACGCCGAGCCCGACGAACCCGCTCGGAGTGAAGGGAATCGGGGAGGCGGGAACCATCGCCGCGCCGCCCGCGGTCGTGAACGCCGTGGTGGACGCGCTCGAACCCTACGGCGTCGACCACGTCGACATGCCGCTCACCGAGGAACGCGTCTGGCGCGCGATACAGCAATCGGGTTAG
- a CDS encoding TetR/AcrR family transcriptional regulator, producing MDDDAGEPADTREALMRATFRALCEHGYADLSIQRIADEFEKSKSLIYYHYDDKDALLLDFLDYMHERFTTGMSEMERASPDEQLLGFYDTVSPEELDAEQSGFLVALFELRTKAPHDDAYRQSFTDMDELMKEHLARYLESGIEAGVFRDVDVDETAELLLSAFTGVMVERATTDMDDRVGVHREAFEAYVDDLRVDD from the coding sequence ATGGACGACGACGCGGGCGAACCCGCCGACACGCGGGAAGCGCTCATGCGGGCGACGTTCCGGGCCCTCTGCGAGCACGGGTACGCCGACCTCTCTATCCAGCGAATCGCCGACGAGTTCGAGAAGTCGAAGAGCCTCATCTACTACCACTACGACGACAAGGACGCGCTCCTCCTCGACTTCCTCGACTACATGCACGAGCGGTTCACGACCGGGATGAGTGAGATGGAGCGCGCGTCCCCGGACGAACAGCTCCTCGGGTTCTACGACACCGTCTCCCCCGAGGAGTTAGACGCCGAGCAGTCGGGGTTCCTCGTCGCGCTCTTCGAACTCCGGACGAAAGCCCCCCACGACGACGCGTACCGCCAGAGCTTCACGGATATGGACGAGCTGATGAAGGAGCATCTCGCGCGCTACCTCGAATCCGGCATCGAGGCGGGCGTGTTCCGCGACGTCGACGTCGACGAGACCGCAGAGCTCCTGCTCTCCGCGTTCACCGGTGTGATGGTGGAGCGCGCGACGACCGACATGGACGACCGCGTAGGCGTCCACCGCGAGGCCTTCGAAGCCTACGTCGACGACCTCCGCGTCGACGACTAA
- a CDS encoding PH domain-containing protein produces the protein MTGTGGASGTRLHPLSIPYRAGTRIVEFGWALVLALFGASSGLVASYRWYAIGAVALLVLAVLAYQVAEYRRFQYALTAETLDIDSGVLSRREREIPLGRVQNVDVSQNVVQRVLGIATVNVETAGGGETEAVLACVSTEEAERLQREIRRRKRALEGDGDEETEAGEPEPTGAETPDEVVFELDDRSLFLVSVLSFDPRLASVVFGAQPFIWPVLAPMLESVVSGLSLAVLVLAAAAVTLVGVVLLWTASAARTFARYYGFRLTRDGDDLRYERGLLQRYSGTIPLEKLQTLVVTENVLMRRYGYAALRVETAGYAPGSGSSGGSATVVPLADREAVFALGQRLEPFEVPEFERPPARARRRYLGRYALAVAGLLAVTTLVDQFVVAYPLWWTPALLFALVPVAAHYKYVNLGYAATENHAFARRGFFARHTHVVPYYRVQTVVRRATVFQRRWGLADVVVDTAGSGGGTSGDAVVQDIDAERAAGLADGVADRLRTALRERVRARRERNKQKRNGRERREDGRERTDQGGVSERDDAA, from the coding sequence ATGACGGGGACAGGGGGAGCGAGCGGGACGAGACTCCACCCGCTCTCGATTCCGTACCGAGCGGGGACGCGTATCGTCGAGTTCGGGTGGGCGCTCGTGCTCGCGCTCTTCGGCGCGTCGAGCGGCCTCGTCGCGAGCTACCGCTGGTACGCCATCGGCGCTGTCGCCCTCCTCGTGCTCGCCGTGCTCGCCTATCAGGTCGCGGAGTATCGGCGGTTCCAGTACGCGCTCACGGCGGAGACGCTGGACATCGACTCGGGCGTGTTGTCGCGGCGGGAGCGCGAAATCCCGCTCGGCCGCGTGCAGAACGTCGACGTCTCGCAGAACGTCGTGCAGCGCGTCCTCGGCATCGCGACGGTGAACGTCGAGACCGCAGGGGGCGGCGAGACGGAAGCGGTGTTGGCGTGCGTGAGCACGGAGGAGGCCGAACGCCTCCAGCGGGAGATCCGCCGGCGGAAACGCGCCCTCGAAGGCGACGGCGACGAAGAGACGGAAGCCGGGGAGCCGGAGCCGACGGGTGCGGAGACGCCGGACGAGGTGGTGTTCGAGCTGGACGACCGCTCGCTCTTCCTCGTGAGCGTGCTCTCGTTCGACCCGCGGCTCGCGTCGGTGGTGTTCGGCGCGCAGCCGTTCATCTGGCCGGTGCTCGCGCCGATGCTCGAATCGGTCGTGTCGGGGCTGTCGCTCGCGGTGCTGGTCCTCGCGGCGGCCGCGGTGACGCTGGTCGGCGTCGTCTTGTTGTGGACGGCGTCGGCGGCGCGGACGTTCGCGCGCTACTACGGCTTCCGGCTGACGCGCGACGGCGACGACCTCCGGTACGAGCGCGGCCTCCTCCAGCGGTACTCGGGGACGATCCCGCTGGAGAAACTGCAGACGCTCGTCGTGACAGAGAACGTCCTGATGCGGCGGTACGGCTACGCGGCGCTCCGCGTCGAGACGGCGGGGTACGCGCCCGGGTCGGGGTCGAGCGGCGGGTCGGCGACCGTCGTCCCGCTCGCGGACCGCGAGGCGGTGTTCGCGCTCGGCCAGCGACTCGAACCGTTCGAAGTCCCCGAGTTCGAGCGCCCGCCGGCGCGGGCGCGCCGTCGCTACCTCGGCCGGTACGCGCTCGCGGTCGCGGGCCTGCTCGCCGTGACGACGCTCGTCGACCAGTTCGTCGTCGCCTACCCGCTCTGGTGGACGCCCGCCCTCCTCTTCGCGCTCGTCCCGGTCGCGGCGCACTACAAGTACGTGAACCTGGGGTACGCGGCGACGGAGAACCACGCGTTCGCCCGCCGCGGGTTCTTCGCGCGCCACACGCACGTCGTCCCCTACTACCGCGTGCAGACGGTCGTCCGGCGCGCGACCGTCTTCCAGCGGCGGTGGGGGCTCGCGGACGTCGTCGTGGACACCGCGGGGTCGGGCGGCGGGACGAGCGGCGACGCCGTCGTGCAGGATATCGACGCCGAGCGCGCGGCGGGGCTCGCCGACGGCGTCGCCGACCGCCTCCGCACCGCGCTCCGCGAGCGCGTACGAGCGCGACGCGAACGGAACAAGCAAAAGCGAAACGGGCGAGAACGGAGAGAAGACGGGCGGGAGCGGACCGATCAGGGTGGGGTGTCGGAGCGCGACGACGCCGCGTGA
- a CDS encoding PH domain-containing protein codes for MERLDPRVRYVWGAGAVLTAALVAAAAGGVTWVVRAPGVAPPVAAAAFVAALVVGVAYAVLRYRAFRFELREDTLYIERGVLTEVRTTVPFVRVQHVDSQRGPVERALGLASIVVYTAGSRGADVKIPGLDAARAAELQERLRSLAIESEPTDAV; via the coding sequence ATGGAACGACTGGACCCGCGCGTTCGCTACGTCTGGGGAGCGGGCGCGGTGCTCACGGCGGCTCTCGTCGCGGCGGCCGCGGGGGGCGTCACGTGGGTCGTCCGCGCTCCCGGGGTCGCACCGCCCGTCGCCGCAGCCGCGTTCGTCGCCGCGCTCGTCGTCGGCGTCGCGTACGCGGTGCTCCGGTATCGCGCGTTCCGGTTCGAACTCCGCGAGGACACGCTCTACATCGAGCGCGGCGTGCTGACGGAGGTGCGAACGACGGTGCCGTTCGTGCGCGTCCAGCACGTCGACAGCCAGCGCGGTCCCGTGGAGCGCGCGCTGGGGTTGGCGTCCATCGTGGTCTACACGGCGGGGTCGCGGGGCGCGGACGTCAAGATTCCGGGGCTCGACGCGGCGCGCGCCGCGGAGTTACAGGAGCGACTGCGGTCGCTCGCCATCGAGAGCGAGCCGACTGACGCGGTATGA
- a CDS encoding class II fumarate hydratase, with amino-acid sequence MSDDYRVEQDSLGEMQVPADAYWGAQTQRAVENFPISGDTFDERFIRALGVVKKAAARANADLGTVPEDKANAIAQAADEVIAGELDDQFPVDVFQTGSGTSTNMNANEVIGNRATELYGGEIGTREIHPNDHVNFGQSSNDVIPTAMHVAALEALQKDVEPALEELRDALEEKEEAFADVVKTGRTHLQDATPVTLGQEFGGYRAQIEKGMVRVENVKPHLRELALGGTAVGTGLNTHPKFPEKAAEYISEETGIQFREADDHFEAQAAHDAMSEAHGALRTVAGSMNKIANDLRLLASGPRNGLGEIEQPENQPGSSIMPGKINPVVAEAVNQLHKEVVGNDTTIEYGAAEGQIDLNLYKPVLAQDFLESARLVANGASTFGEKFVAKLEANEEYCADQVERSMALATALNPAIGYDKASEVAKTALKENKTVREVVLEKGYLGEDEVDDVLDPAKMTVRGILSGE; translated from the coding sequence ATGAGCGACGACTACCGCGTCGAGCAGGACAGCCTCGGGGAGATGCAGGTGCCGGCGGACGCCTACTGGGGCGCACAGACGCAGCGCGCCGTCGAGAACTTCCCCATCAGCGGCGACACGTTCGACGAGCGGTTCATCCGCGCGCTCGGCGTCGTCAAGAAGGCGGCGGCGCGCGCGAACGCCGACCTCGGGACCGTCCCGGAGGACAAGGCGAACGCCATCGCGCAGGCCGCCGACGAGGTCATCGCCGGCGAGCTCGACGACCAGTTCCCCGTCGACGTCTTCCAGACCGGCTCCGGGACGTCGACGAACATGAACGCGAACGAGGTCATCGGGAACCGCGCGACCGAGCTCTACGGCGGGGAGATCGGGACGCGAGAGATCCACCCGAACGACCACGTGAACTTCGGGCAGTCCTCGAACGACGTCATCCCGACCGCGATGCACGTCGCGGCGCTCGAAGCCCTCCAGAAGGACGTCGAGCCGGCGCTCGAAGAACTCCGCGACGCCCTCGAGGAGAAGGAGGAGGCGTTCGCGGACGTCGTGAAGACGGGGCGCACGCACCTCCAGGACGCGACGCCGGTGACGCTCGGCCAGGAGTTCGGCGGCTACCGCGCCCAGATCGAGAAGGGGATGGTGCGCGTCGAGAACGTCAAGCCGCACCTCCGCGAACTCGCGCTCGGCGGGACAGCAGTTGGAACGGGGCTGAACACGCATCCGAAGTTCCCCGAAAAGGCAGCGGAGTACATCAGCGAGGAGACGGGCATCCAGTTCCGCGAGGCCGACGACCACTTCGAGGCGCAGGCCGCGCACGACGCGATGAGCGAAGCGCACGGCGCGCTCCGCACCGTCGCCGGGAGCATGAACAAGATCGCGAACGATCTCCGCCTGCTCGCCAGCGGCCCGCGGAACGGCCTCGGCGAGATCGAGCAGCCCGAGAACCAGCCCGGGAGCTCCATCATGCCCGGGAAGATCAACCCCGTCGTCGCCGAGGCGGTGAACCAGCTCCACAAGGAGGTCGTGGGGAACGACACGACCATCGAGTACGGCGCGGCGGAGGGCCAGATCGACCTGAACCTCTACAAGCCCGTGCTCGCGCAGGACTTCCTCGAATCGGCCCGCCTCGTCGCGAACGGCGCGAGCACGTTCGGCGAGAAGTTCGTCGCGAAACTCGAAGCGAACGAGGAGTACTGCGCAGATCAGGTGGAGCGCTCGATGGCGCTCGCCACCGCGCTCAACCCCGCCATCGGCTACGACAAGGCGAGCGAGGTCGCGAAGACCGCGCTGAAAGAGAACAAGACCGTCCGCGAAGTCGTCTTGGAGAAGGGCTACCTCGGCGAGGACGAAGTCGACGACGTCCTCGACCCGGCGAAGATGACGGTGCGCGGCATCCTCTCCGGCGAATAG
- a CDS encoding ABC transporter substrate-binding protein, whose product MTDSDNGHTRRRYVQLAAGAGIAGLAGCSGGGGGDSGGSGNGSTSETTTSSSGGGASATLEVQHWWTGGDGGDAIQSLFDGFKEKYPEVEVEQNPVSGGAGQNLKSVIKKRILNNNPPSSWQAWPGKNLLPYTEADKLVDIEESVWSHNDMKNAYMDGPMNAAKPDGNLVTVPLNIHRLNNLFYNPQVLSDAGVSIDDISTPSDLVDAMATVESETEAHGMVQATSGPWTTLQLWETVFLGEHGLDTYNTFIDGNGGDVETEAKDALSIVKQYREHWNDDSDSLSWTQANNEFISGNAAFFHNGDWAAGMYYGAEDFEYGTHWDHVAFPGTDGLYTLVMDSFPFPANNPSPEATKKFLRYVGSVDAQQRFNPKKGSIPPRTDVPKEPFNPFSQDQMDDFSNSDSQPPSIAHGLATSPETLTNLENATATFTSNWDVDATFSAYVSAFGN is encoded by the coding sequence ATGACAGACAGCGACAACGGGCACACTCGACGGCGGTACGTACAACTCGCAGCGGGCGCAGGAATCGCGGGTCTCGCGGGCTGTTCCGGCGGCGGTGGCGGTGACAGCGGCGGGAGCGGCAACGGGTCCACGAGCGAGACCACCACGAGCAGCTCCGGCGGCGGCGCGTCCGCCACGCTCGAAGTGCAGCACTGGTGGACGGGCGGCGACGGCGGCGACGCCATCCAGTCGCTCTTCGACGGCTTCAAGGAGAAATACCCGGAGGTCGAAGTCGAGCAGAACCCCGTCTCCGGCGGGGCCGGGCAGAACCTCAAGTCCGTCATCAAAAAGCGCATCCTCAACAACAACCCGCCGAGCAGCTGGCAGGCGTGGCCGGGGAAGAACCTCCTCCCGTACACGGAAGCCGACAAGCTCGTCGACATCGAGGAGTCCGTCTGGTCGCACAACGACATGAAGAACGCGTACATGGACGGGCCGATGAACGCCGCGAAGCCGGACGGGAACCTCGTCACCGTTCCCCTCAACATCCACCGGCTCAACAACCTCTTCTACAACCCGCAGGTCCTCTCGGACGCGGGCGTCTCCATCGACGACATCTCGACGCCGAGCGACCTCGTCGACGCGATGGCGACCGTCGAGAGCGAGACTGAGGCGCACGGGATGGTGCAGGCCACCAGCGGCCCGTGGACGACCCTCCAGCTCTGGGAGACCGTCTTCCTCGGCGAGCACGGCCTCGACACCTACAACACCTTCATCGACGGGAACGGCGGCGACGTCGAGACCGAAGCGAAGGACGCGCTCTCCATCGTCAAGCAGTACCGCGAGCACTGGAACGACGACTCGGACTCCCTCTCCTGGACGCAGGCGAACAACGAGTTCATCTCCGGGAACGCCGCGTTCTTCCACAACGGCGACTGGGCGGCCGGGATGTACTACGGCGCGGAGGACTTCGAGTACGGCACGCACTGGGACCACGTCGCGTTCCCCGGTACGGACGGGCTCTACACGCTCGTCATGGACTCCTTCCCGTTCCCGGCGAACAACCCCTCGCCGGAGGCGACGAAGAAGTTCCTGCGGTACGTCGGGTCCGTCGACGCCCAGCAGCGCTTCAACCCCAAGAAGGGGTCCATCCCGCCGCGCACTGACGTGCCGAAAGAGCCGTTCAACCCCTTCAGTCAGGACCAGATGGACGACTTCTCGAACTCCGACAGTCAGCCGCCGAGCATCGCGCACGGCCTGGCGACGTCGCCGGAGACGCTCACCAACCTCGAGAACGCGACCGCGACGTTCACCTCGAACTGGGACGTCGACGCGACCTTCAGTGCCTACGTCAGCGCGTTCGGCAACTAA
- a CDS encoding carbohydrate ABC transporter permease: MSRLNQLRERLRSVRGDDVRTDGGTVEHTGESGFLPDFDSEFVRSLPFWLPPFLLMGFFVYGAIGWNFVISLTDFSGFSLPTYELSAFDFEMYRQAFSDPTFWTAVQNTVILLVVFTSLCLVGGLLLAILVDQGIRFENTFRTVYLLPMALSFVVTAVFWSWMYNNTTGVINVVLRSVGLDFLAMNWLGGYIDTGVLATIPYFPSAVKIRLFAVIFALLWQYSGYAMVVYLAGLRAIPDDHYEAARIDGASTLTMYRRVIIPQLRASTISAAVVLMVFALKAFDFLYVLFGSNPGPAADILATMMYREAFGSNQWAYGSAIAIILFVMALAVIAPYLYSEYRRGEL; this comes from the coding sequence ATGTCACGCCTTAACCAACTACGCGAACGCCTCCGGTCGGTTCGGGGCGACGACGTCCGCACCGACGGCGGAACCGTCGAGCACACCGGCGAGAGCGGATTCCTTCCGGACTTCGACAGCGAGTTCGTGCGCTCTCTCCCGTTCTGGCTGCCCCCGTTCCTCCTGATGGGCTTTTTCGTCTACGGCGCGATCGGCTGGAACTTCGTCATCAGCCTCACCGACTTCAGCGGGTTCAGCCTCCCGACGTACGAGCTCTCGGCGTTCGACTTCGAGATGTACCGGCAGGCGTTCAGCGACCCGACGTTCTGGACGGCCGTGCAGAACACGGTCATCCTCCTCGTCGTCTTCACGAGCCTCTGTCTCGTCGGCGGCCTCCTGCTCGCCATCCTCGTCGACCAGGGCATCCGCTTCGAGAACACGTTCCGCACGGTCTACTTGCTCCCGATGGCGCTCTCGTTCGTCGTGACCGCCGTCTTCTGGAGCTGGATGTACAACAACACGACCGGCGTCATCAACGTCGTGTTGCGGTCCGTGGGGCTCGACTTCCTCGCGATGAACTGGCTCGGCGGCTACATCGACACGGGCGTGCTCGCGACGATACCGTACTTCCCGTCCGCGGTCAAGATACGGCTGTTCGCCGTCATCTTCGCGCTCCTCTGGCAGTACTCCGGCTACGCGATGGTCGTCTACCTCGCCGGCCTGCGCGCCATCCCTGACGACCACTACGAGGCGGCGCGCATCGACGGCGCGAGCACGCTCACGATGTACCGCCGCGTCATCATCCCGCAGCTCCGCGCGTCCACCATCAGCGCCGCGGTCGTCCTGATGGTCTTCGCGCTGAAGGCGTTCGACTTCCTCTACGTCCTCTTCGGGAGCAACCCCGGGCCCGCGGCCGACATCCTCGCGACGATGATGTACCGCGAGGCGTTCGGGTCGAACCAGTGGGCGTACGGCTCGGCCATCGCCATCATCCTGTTCGTGATGGCGCTCGCCGTCATCGCCCCCTACCTCTACAGCGAATACCGGCGAGGTGAACTATGA
- a CDS encoding carbohydrate ABC transporter permease — MTETPPADADGEPTDDSERGRLAALTSGLTAGRAALYALLAGLVVFYLSPLEAGLMTAFKTTDAFTHTAPIAPPGPGGFTTEPWKTAFATLKSGLINSVILAVPAAALSALFGSLAAYGLTNLKWRGQVPIVLLFVAGIFIPYQAVLVPLSRFFAIVNTQQLLEPLWGLPLMEPYYASLVNLIITHTAYGIPLTMLLFRSYYKNFSTEMLEAARLDGATAYTIYRRIILPLSVPMFAVTLIYQFTQIWNDLLFALIIIPSGSGQAAVVTLKLNELTGGIVQTFNTQMAGAFVAAIPTLIVYVLFGDKFARGVAGQ, encoded by the coding sequence ATGACGGAGACTCCACCAGCAGACGCCGACGGCGAACCGACCGACGACTCCGAGCGCGGCCGACTCGCCGCGCTCACGAGCGGGCTGACCGCGGGGCGCGCCGCGCTCTACGCGCTCCTCGCCGGCCTCGTCGTCTTCTACCTCTCCCCGCTCGAAGCCGGGTTGATGACCGCGTTCAAGACGACGGACGCGTTCACGCACACGGCCCCCATCGCCCCGCCGGGCCCCGGCGGGTTCACGACGGAGCCGTGGAAGACGGCGTTCGCGACGCTGAAGAGCGGCCTCATCAACTCCGTCATCCTCGCCGTCCCCGCCGCCGCCCTCTCCGCGCTCTTCGGGAGCCTCGCGGCCTACGGCCTGACGAACCTGAAGTGGCGCGGCCAGGTCCCCATCGTCCTCCTGTTCGTCGCGGGCATCTTCATCCCCTATCAGGCCGTCCTCGTCCCGCTCTCCCGGTTCTTCGCCATCGTCAACACCCAACAGCTCCTCGAACCCCTCTGGGGGCTGCCGCTCATGGAGCCGTACTACGCGAGCCTCGTGAACCTCATCATCACGCACACCGCGTACGGCATCCCGCTCACGATGCTGCTCTTCCGGAGCTACTACAAGAACTTCTCCACGGAGATGCTGGAAGCCGCGCGCCTCGACGGCGCGACGGCGTACACCATCTACCGCCGCATCATCCTCCCGCTCTCCGTCCCGATGTTCGCCGTGACGCTCATCTACCAGTTCACGCAGATCTGGAACGACCTCCTGTTCGCGCTCATCATCATCCCCTCGGGGAGCGGGCAGGCCGCGGTCGTCACGCTCAAACTGAACGAACTCACCGGCGGTATCGTCCAGACGTTCAACACGCAGATGGCCGGCGCGTTCGTCGCCGCCATCCCGACGCTCATCGTCTACGTCCTCTTCGGGGACAAGTTCGCGAGAGGTGTCGCCGGACAGTAA